One genomic segment of Aquamicrobium lusatiense includes these proteins:
- a CDS encoding MBL fold metallo-hydrolase: MSDRLRVTILGCGSSPGVPRITGDWGACDPANPKNRRMRASAMFERIRADGRRTTVVIDTGPDFRAQMLMAKVGHIDAVLYTHAHADHIHGIDDLRGYVLEQKRLIDIYADAATMVRLREAFGYCFETPPGSSYPPILWARGIDHDRTVTVEGEGGALTFEPLPQVHGDITSLGFRVENIAYCPDVSGIPETTALRLNGLELLIVDALQYRRHPSHFSLGEALEWIDRLKPKQAVLTHMHIPLDYETVLAETPDNVQPAYDGLVLEFPIQPA; this comes from the coding sequence GTGAGCGACCGGCTGCGCGTCACCATCCTGGGGTGCGGCTCGTCGCCCGGCGTGCCGCGCATCACCGGTGACTGGGGCGCCTGCGATCCCGCCAACCCGAAAAACCGACGCATGCGCGCCTCCGCCATGTTCGAGCGCATCAGGGCCGACGGGCGCCGCACCACGGTGGTGATCGACACCGGCCCGGATTTCCGCGCCCAGATGCTGATGGCGAAAGTCGGCCATATCGATGCCGTGCTTTATACGCATGCCCATGCCGACCATATCCATGGCATAGACGATCTGCGTGGCTATGTGCTCGAGCAGAAGCGCCTCATCGACATCTATGCCGACGCAGCGACCATGGTGCGCCTGCGCGAGGCTTTCGGCTATTGCTTTGAAACGCCGCCCGGCAGCTCATATCCGCCGATCCTTTGGGCGCGCGGCATCGATCATGACCGGACGGTCACTGTGGAAGGAGAGGGCGGTGCCCTCACCTTCGAGCCGCTGCCGCAAGTGCATGGCGACATAACCTCGCTCGGCTTCCGTGTTGAAAACATTGCCTATTGTCCCGACGTCAGCGGTATTCCGGAAACTACGGCATTGCGCCTGAACGGCCTTGAACTGCTGATCGTCGACGCCTTGCAATACCGCCGTCATCCCAGCCATTTTTCGCTCGGCGAGGCACTGGAATGGATCGACCGGCTGAAGCCCAAGCAAGCCGTTCTGACCCATATGCACATACCGCTGGATTACGAGACGGTTCTGGCTGAAACGCCGGACAATGTTCAGCCGGCCTATGACGGCTTGGTGCTGGAATTTCCAATCCAGCCGGCCTGA
- a CDS encoding TerC family protein: MEIFTAAGFTALLQVIFIDLVLAGDNAIVIGLAAAGLPADQRKKAILIGVLAATILRIVFAVITVHLLAILGLLLVGGILLLWVCWKMWRELRTSHEDEEEATRVLADGAESSPSKAPRKTLLQAAIQIVVADVSMSLDNVLAVAGAARDHFTVLVVGLVFSVALMGLAASLIARLLHRYRWIAYIGLLIILYVALDMIYRGALEVWPHVSGYLA, encoded by the coding sequence ATGGAAATTTTTACCGCAGCTGGCTTCACTGCGCTCCTTCAGGTGATTTTCATCGATCTGGTTCTGGCCGGAGACAACGCCATCGTTATCGGTCTTGCAGCCGCTGGCTTGCCGGCTGACCAACGCAAGAAAGCGATCCTGATCGGGGTTCTGGCTGCAACCATTCTGCGTATCGTATTTGCGGTGATAACCGTACATCTCCTTGCAATACTCGGCCTGCTTCTGGTTGGCGGCATCCTGTTGCTGTGGGTTTGCTGGAAAATGTGGCGCGAGTTGCGCACCTCTCATGAGGATGAAGAGGAAGCGACGCGGGTTCTGGCCGATGGCGCGGAATCTTCTCCCTCGAAGGCTCCCCGCAAAACGCTTCTGCAGGCGGCGATCCAGATCGTCGTGGCCGACGTTTCCATGTCGCTCGACAATGTGCTGGCCGTAGCTGGTGCAGCGCGCGACCACTTCACCGTACTCGTCGTCGGCCTCGTCTTCTCTGTCGCTCTCATGGGGCTTGCCGCGTCGCTGATTGCACGGCTTCTCCACCGCTATCGCTGGATCGCCTATATCGGCTTGCTGATCATCCTCTATGTCGCGCTCGACATGATCTATCGGGGCGCGCTGGAAGTGTGGCCGCATGTTAGCGGTTATCTGGCTTGA
- a CDS encoding BMP family ABC transporter substrate-binding protein — translation MKKTMTALMAAVAALAFSAPAQAQDKLKACWIYTGSIGDFGFAFQHDQGRQMVENELGDQVETAFLENVSEGPDAARSFERMARDGCKIIFGTSFGFMDAELEVANKFPDVKFEHATGFKTSDNMGVYNIRFYEGRYVSGQIAAKQSKTGVAGYIVSFPIPEVVMGINAFMLGAQSVNPDFKLKVVWINSWFDPGKEADAAKALFDQGADIIAQHTNSTAPLQIAEERGMHGFGQAADMSKFAPKAQLTAAVNNWGPYYVNRVKAVIDGSWKAESRWEGFKDDILYMAPYTNVPDEVAEAAKATVQKITDGWNPYTGPITRQDGTEWLKDGEVADDQTLLGMNFYVKGIDDKLPQ, via the coding sequence ATGAAAAAGACCATGACAGCTCTGATGGCAGCGGTGGCAGCCCTTGCCTTTTCCGCGCCCGCTCAGGCGCAGGACAAGCTGAAGGCCTGCTGGATCTACACAGGTTCCATCGGCGACTTCGGCTTTGCCTTCCAGCACGATCAGGGCCGCCAGATGGTGGAGAACGAGCTTGGCGATCAGGTCGAGACCGCCTTCCTCGAAAACGTTTCGGAAGGGCCGGACGCTGCCCGTTCCTTTGAGCGCATGGCGCGCGACGGGTGCAAGATCATCTTCGGCACCTCCTTCGGCTTCATGGATGCCGAACTCGAAGTGGCGAACAAGTTCCCCGACGTGAAATTCGAGCACGCCACCGGCTTCAAGACATCCGACAACATGGGCGTCTACAACATCCGCTTCTATGAAGGTCGTTATGTCAGCGGCCAGATCGCGGCCAAGCAGTCGAAGACCGGCGTAGCCGGTTACATCGTTTCGTTCCCCATTCCTGAAGTCGTGATGGGCATCAATGCCTTCATGCTCGGCGCCCAGTCCGTCAATCCGGATTTCAAGCTGAAGGTTGTGTGGATCAACTCCTGGTTCGATCCGGGCAAGGAAGCCGACGCCGCCAAGGCGCTGTTTGATCAGGGGGCAGACATCATCGCCCAGCACACCAATTCGACGGCTCCGCTCCAGATTGCCGAAGAGCGTGGGATGCACGGCTTCGGTCAGGCAGCCGACATGTCCAAGTTCGCTCCCAAGGCACAGCTCACCGCGGCAGTGAACAACTGGGGCCCGTACTATGTGAACCGCGTCAAGGCTGTCATTGATGGCAGCTGGAAGGCGGAAAGCCGGTGGGAAGGCTTCAAGGACGACATCCTCTACATGGCACCCTACACCAACGTGCCGGATGAGGTTGCAGAGGCTGCAAAGGCAACCGTTCAGAAAATCACGGACGGATGGAACCCCTACACCGGCCCGATCACCAGACAGGATGGTACGGAATGGCTGAAGGACGGCGAGGTTGCCGATGATCAGACCCTTCTGGGCATGAATTTCTATGTTAAGGGCATCGACGACAAGCTTCCGCAGTAA
- a CDS encoding ABC transporter permease — protein MDIWISILLTIATAATPLLIAAIGELVAERAGVLNLGVEGMMIMGAVGGFGAGYLTGSPWIGVLAAIIIGVLFSLLFAFMTLTLATNQVATGLSLTILGLGLSGMIGTSFVGQPGVRLQNLDIPGLTSLPVVGKLLFGQDPIFYLSIVLVIAVAWFLFRSRTGLTMRAIGDSHGSAHALGIHVIRYRYLAVMFGGACAGLAGAHLSLVYTPQWVENMSAGRGWIALALVVFASWRPWRVLAGAYIFGAIWIGQLHVQAIDLSAFSNSSWLIYQPLALLKSLPSQFLSSLPYLATILVLVVISRNKRLTMMNTPASLAQPFVPER, from the coding sequence ATGGATATCTGGATCAGCATCCTTCTCACCATTGCCACTGCTGCCACGCCGCTGCTCATCGCCGCAATCGGCGAACTGGTTGCCGAGCGCGCCGGTGTGCTGAACCTCGGCGTCGAGGGCATGATGATCATGGGCGCGGTTGGCGGTTTCGGGGCCGGGTATCTGACAGGATCTCCGTGGATCGGCGTACTCGCGGCCATCATCATCGGTGTTCTGTTTTCCCTGCTCTTCGCTTTCATGACGCTCACGCTCGCAACCAATCAGGTGGCGACAGGGCTTTCCCTCACCATTCTGGGGCTCGGCCTATCAGGCATGATCGGAACCAGTTTTGTCGGGCAGCCGGGCGTTCGTCTGCAGAATCTTGACATTCCCGGCCTGACCTCGCTGCCTGTGGTCGGAAAGCTGCTTTTCGGGCAGGATCCAATCTTCTACCTGTCGATCGTGCTGGTCATTGCCGTCGCCTGGTTCCTGTTCCGCAGCCGTACGGGGCTTACCATGCGTGCCATCGGCGACAGCCACGGCTCCGCCCATGCCCTCGGTATCCACGTCATCCGCTACCGCTATCTGGCGGTGATGTTCGGTGGCGCCTGTGCAGGGCTTGCAGGCGCGCATCTGTCGCTCGTCTACACGCCGCAATGGGTGGAGAACATGAGCGCCGGGCGCGGCTGGATCGCGCTGGCGCTGGTGGTGTTCGCCTCGTGGCGGCCATGGCGGGTTCTGGCCGGCGCCTACATCTTCGGCGCGATCTGGATAGGACAGCTGCATGTGCAGGCCATCGACCTGTCGGCATTCAGCAATTCGTCGTGGCTGATCTACCAGCCGCTGGCCCTGCTGAAGTCCTTGCCATCCCAGTTCCTGTCGTCCTTGCCCTATCTCGCGACGATATTGGTTCTGGTGGTGATTTCGCGTAACAAGCGCCTGACCATGATGAACACGCCAGCTTCCCTGGCCCAGCCCTTCGTGCCTGAACGCTAA
- a CDS encoding ABC transporter permease, producing MMRIELVKRPQRSALFSMLSPFIAFALTVITGAIMFAVLGVNPARALYAYFISPLTEIWQLHELAIKAAPLILIAVGLSVCFRANIWNIGAEGQFTVGAIAGSLLPVLYPDLQGAYLLPLMLLMGMIGGAAFASIPAFLKARFNTNEILTSLMLVYVSQLFLDWVVRGPWRDPMGYNFPQTVQFSRAARLPELLDSGRANLGFIFSIVAAVLIWLMMSRMLKGFEVRVMGSSPRAGRFAGFSMNRMVFFAFMLSGALAGLAGISEVSGAIGRLQPTISPGYGFAAIIVAFLGRLNPLGIIAAGLVLGLTYLGGEAAQSSLGVSDKLARVFQGMLLFFVLGCDTLIHYRIRFVGRTNPAADTIAAQEGAN from the coding sequence ATGATGCGCATCGAGCTCGTCAAACGTCCGCAGCGCTCGGCGCTGTTTTCGATGCTCTCTCCCTTCATCGCCTTCGCGCTGACCGTGATTACGGGCGCGATCATGTTCGCGGTTCTGGGGGTTAACCCCGCCAGGGCGCTCTACGCCTATTTCATCTCACCACTTACTGAAATCTGGCAGTTGCACGAGCTGGCGATCAAGGCCGCACCCCTTATCCTGATTGCGGTGGGCTTGTCCGTCTGCTTCCGCGCCAACATCTGGAACATCGGGGCGGAAGGCCAGTTCACGGTCGGTGCCATTGCCGGCTCGCTTTTGCCCGTTCTTTATCCTGATCTGCAGGGCGCATACCTTCTCCCGCTGATGCTCCTGATGGGCATGATCGGCGGAGCGGCATTCGCGAGCATTCCTGCTTTTCTCAAGGCACGCTTCAACACCAACGAAATCCTCACCAGCCTGATGCTGGTCTATGTCTCGCAACTGTTTCTCGACTGGGTTGTGCGAGGCCCGTGGCGTGATCCCATGGGCTATAATTTCCCGCAGACGGTTCAGTTCAGCCGGGCCGCGCGCCTGCCCGAACTGCTGGATTCCGGCCGGGCCAATCTGGGCTTCATCTTCTCGATCGTTGCGGCTGTGCTCATCTGGCTGATGATGAGCCGCATGCTCAAGGGGTTTGAAGTGCGGGTGATGGGATCCAGCCCGCGGGCAGGGCGGTTCGCCGGCTTCAGCATGAACCGCATGGTGTTCTTCGCCTTCATGCTTTCCGGTGCGCTGGCCGGATTGGCCGGCATTTCGGAGGTTTCCGGCGCTATCGGCAGGCTTCAGCCGACGATTTCACCCGGTTACGGCTTTGCCGCCATCATCGTCGCGTTTCTGGGCAGGCTCAATCCGCTCGGCATTATCGCGGCCGGTCTCGTGCTGGGGCTGACCTATCTCGGCGGCGAGGCGGCACAATCCTCGCTTGGCGTGTCGGACAAGCTGGCGCGTGTCTTCCAGGGCATGCTGCTATTTTTCGTGCTGGGCTGCGACACGCTGATTCATTACCGCATTCGCTTTGTCGGCAGGACAAATCCGGCAGCCGACACGATTGCAGCACAGGAAGGGGCAAACTGA
- a CDS encoding ABC transporter ATP-binding protein: MGGTVSLHQGAADLLEVRGLTKIFGSLKACDTIDLGIAKGEIHALLGENGAGKSTLVKMLFGSLEPHSGEILWNGQPVRITSPGVAKKLGIGMVFQHFSLFEALTAAENIALSLNDGAPISTIAAKARALSYSYGLPLDPDALVGDLSVGERQRIEIIRCLLQTPELIILDEPTSVLTPQEADKLFETLERLRAEGKSILYISHRLEEVKRICDRATVLRHGKVVGHCNPREETASSLARMMVGTEVRAVERTPAAGIDKARPLLEIVNLNRKPATPFAIALKNINLSVRAGEVVGIAGVAGNGQGEFFEAVSGEVLQQDRGSVRIGGVDVGGLDITGRRLLGAAFVPEERLGHGAAPRMTLSENLLLSRHATDGKKFVGKGGLIESKAIYDTAQRIIGIMDVRKSAPDPEAASLSGGNLQKFIVGRELDRNPSVMIVNQPTWGVDAGAAAHIRQALISLARNGSAVLVISQDLDELFEMSDAIAVMHNGELSPALPIAEATYEKIGLLMGGAEPGHAATAHATETAEVA; encoded by the coding sequence ATGGGAGGCACTGTGAGTTTACATCAAGGCGCTGCGGACCTGCTCGAGGTCCGTGGCCTGACCAAGATATTCGGCTCCCTGAAAGCTTGCGACACCATCGACCTTGGCATTGCCAAAGGCGAAATACATGCGCTTCTGGGAGAAAATGGCGCCGGCAAGTCCACTCTGGTCAAAATGCTGTTCGGCTCCCTTGAGCCACATTCCGGCGAGATCCTGTGGAACGGCCAGCCGGTGCGCATCACCAGTCCGGGCGTTGCCAAGAAACTCGGCATCGGCATGGTGTTCCAGCACTTTTCGCTGTTCGAGGCGCTGACCGCAGCCGAAAACATCGCTCTCTCGCTCAATGACGGCGCGCCGATCAGCACTATTGCCGCCAAGGCCCGCGCCTTGTCCTACAGCTATGGTCTGCCGCTCGATCCTGATGCGCTGGTGGGCGATCTGTCGGTTGGAGAACGCCAGCGGATCGAAATCATCCGCTGCCTGTTGCAGACGCCTGAACTCATCATTCTTGATGAGCCGACGTCGGTGCTGACACCGCAGGAGGCCGACAAGCTGTTTGAAACGCTGGAGCGGCTGCGGGCCGAAGGCAAGTCGATCCTCTATATTTCGCACCGCCTCGAGGAGGTGAAGCGTATTTGCGACCGCGCCACCGTGCTGCGTCATGGCAAGGTGGTGGGACACTGCAATCCGCGCGAGGAAACCGCTTCATCGCTTGCGCGGATGATGGTGGGCACCGAGGTTCGCGCTGTCGAGCGCACGCCGGCTGCGGGAATCGACAAGGCCAGGCCGCTGCTGGAGATCGTCAATCTCAACCGAAAGCCGGCAACACCGTTTGCAATTGCCTTGAAAAACATAAATCTTTCCGTGCGGGCAGGGGAGGTTGTCGGCATCGCCGGCGTTGCCGGTAACGGACAAGGCGAGTTTTTCGAGGCCGTGTCCGGTGAGGTGCTTCAACAGGACCGGGGGTCGGTGCGCATTGGCGGCGTCGATGTCGGCGGGCTCGACATAACGGGCCGGCGCCTGCTGGGCGCTGCCTTCGTTCCCGAGGAACGCCTCGGCCATGGTGCTGCACCGCGCATGACGCTGTCGGAAAATCTTCTCCTTTCCCGGCACGCCACGGACGGCAAAAAATTCGTCGGCAAAGGCGGCCTGATCGAAAGCAAGGCGATCTACGACACCGCACAGCGTATCATCGGGATCATGGACGTTCGCAAGAGCGCGCCTGATCCGGAAGCAGCGTCCCTGTCCGGCGGCAATCTGCAAAAATTCATCGTCGGGCGCGAACTCGACCGCAATCCCTCGGTGATGATCGTCAACCAGCCGACATGGGGCGTCGATGCCGGGGCTGCGGCTCATATCCGGCAGGCGCTCATCAGCCTCGCCCGTAATGGCTCCGCCGTGCTGGTGATAAGTCAGGATCTGGATGAGCTTTTTGAAATGTCGGACGCCATTGCCGTGATGCACAATGGCGAGTTGTCGCCCGCACTGCCCATAGCCGAAGCGACCTACGAGAAGATCGGCCTGCTGATGGGCGGCGCCGAGCCCGGGCATGCCGCCACAGCCCATGCAACCGAAACGGCGGAGGTGGCATGA
- a CDS encoding quinone oxidoreductase family protein has protein sequence MSKAIRIHKHGGPEVLVFEDADPGRPGPGEILVRHTAIGVNFIDVYHRTGLYPAPNGLPFTPGGEAAGVVLEVGEGVDWLSPGDRVAYVVQLGAYAEQRVVGADRVVRIPDGISDEQAAGMMLKGMTVEYLVRRTFKVKPGDTVLYHAAAGGVGLIFGQWAHHLGATVIGTAGSPEKAELARAHGFHHVIDYRRQDFVQEVARITDGRKCDVVYDSVGKDTFAGSLDCLKRLGTLVSFGQSSGPIPPFDIGILARKGSLYLTRPTLFSYNVTREELDASAAALFDVVLSGAVKIMVNQRYALKDAARAHSDLEGRKTMGTTVLIP, from the coding sequence ATGTCCAAGGCAATTCGTATCCATAAGCATGGCGGTCCCGAAGTGCTGGTTTTCGAGGACGCGGATCCCGGCCGCCCCGGTCCGGGTGAAATTCTGGTGCGCCACACGGCGATCGGCGTGAATTTCATCGATGTCTACCATCGCACCGGCCTCTATCCCGCACCGAACGGCCTGCCATTCACGCCAGGCGGCGAGGCTGCCGGCGTGGTTCTCGAAGTGGGCGAGGGGGTCGACTGGTTGTCCCCGGGAGACCGGGTCGCCTATGTCGTGCAGCTGGGCGCCTATGCGGAGCAGCGTGTTGTGGGTGCCGATCGGGTCGTTCGCATTCCGGATGGGATCAGCGATGAGCAGGCTGCTGGCATGATGCTCAAGGGCATGACGGTGGAATATCTTGTGCGGCGTACATTCAAGGTGAAGCCCGGCGACACCGTACTCTATCACGCAGCGGCCGGCGGTGTGGGGCTGATCTTCGGCCAGTGGGCGCATCATCTTGGCGCCACTGTCATCGGAACGGCCGGCTCGCCGGAAAAGGCCGAGCTCGCGCGAGCCCACGGTTTCCATCATGTGATCGACTATCGCCGCCAGGATTTCGTGCAGGAAGTGGCCCGCATCACAGACGGCAGGAAATGCGATGTCGTCTATGATTCGGTTGGCAAGGACACATTTGCAGGCTCACTGGACTGCCTGAAGAGGCTCGGAACGCTGGTTTCGTTCGGCCAGTCTTCAGGTCCGATCCCACCTTTCGACATCGGCATTCTCGCCCGGAAAGGATCGCTGTACCTGACCCGCCCGACGCTGTTCAGCTACAATGTCACGCGCGAGGAACTTGACGCATCGGCAGCGGCATTGTTCGACGTGGTGCTGTCGGGGGCCGTGAAAATCATGGTCAATCAGCGCTATGCCCTCAAGGATGCCGCGCGCGCCCATTCCGATCTGGAGGGACGCAAAACCATGGGAACAACCGTACTCATCCCCTGA
- the pcsA gene encoding phosphatidylcholine synthase, whose amino-acid sequence MQDGLVAVDKKPTGRKIRDRIPRPRKKVTWPQARAFSVHLLTASGSFLAFVSLVAASEERWTAMFWWLGLALFVDGIDGPIARKLEVKEILPTWSGELLDNIIDYVTYVLIPAFALYQFGLMGEGLSFIAAAIIVVSSAIYYADTGMKTKENFFKGFPVVWNMVVFTLFVVGPGEWVSFAVVVICGLLTFVPINFLHPVRVRRLRPINLAITLLWCAFGVLALAESALAEFYNQIGILAENVSLFTKGGITVTGLYLFCIGGIMQLFPNLGAKKA is encoded by the coding sequence ATGCAAGATGGACTGGTGGCCGTGGATAAAAAACCGACCGGCAGGAAGATCAGGGACCGTATTCCCAGACCGAGGAAGAAGGTGACCTGGCCACAGGCAAGAGCCTTTTCCGTGCATCTTCTGACGGCGTCCGGATCTTTCCTTGCTTTCGTTTCTCTCGTTGCGGCCAGCGAAGAGCGCTGGACGGCGATGTTCTGGTGGCTGGGGCTGGCATTGTTCGTGGACGGCATAGACGGCCCGATCGCGCGCAAGCTGGAGGTCAAGGAAATCCTGCCGACCTGGTCGGGCGAATTGCTCGACAATATCATCGACTATGTCACCTATGTGCTGATCCCCGCATTCGCGCTGTATCAGTTCGGGCTGATGGGTGAGGGGCTGTCATTTATCGCCGCCGCCATCATCGTCGTGTCGAGCGCGATCTACTATGCCGATACCGGCATGAAGACCAAGGAGAACTTCTTCAAGGGGTTCCCGGTGGTCTGGAACATGGTGGTGTTCACGCTGTTCGTGGTCGGTCCGGGAGAATGGGTGTCATTCGCTGTGGTCGTGATCTGCGGACTGCTCACCTTCGTGCCGATCAATTTCCTGCATCCGGTGCGGGTCAGGCGCCTGCGCCCGATCAATCTCGCCATCACCTTGCTTTGGTGCGCGTTCGGGGTTCTGGCGCTGGCGGAATCGGCGCTGGCCGAATTCTACAATCAGATCGGCATACTGGCTGAAAACGTCAGCCTGTTTACAAAGGGCGGCATCACGGTCACCGGGCTTTACCTGTTCTGCATCGGTGGCATCATGCAGCTTTTCCCAAATCTCGGCGCGAAGAAGGCGTGA
- a CDS encoding UbiH/UbiF family hydroxylase: MPTTAIPAEAEAKILVAGTGPAGLIAALSFAGAGFAVTLVGPEPNIEDGRTTALMNPALETLDRIGVLTALSDQSAPLKIMRIVDATERLIRSTPATFHAGDIGEERFGLNIPNKVLVATLAQAVAANTSIDWKKTLVESWNPGSDEAVARLADGSEVSGKLVVAADGRMSPARQAAGISVSSHPFPQAALVLNFGHTLDHNFTSTEFHTQTGPFTQVPLPGGRRSSLVCVVRPETASELAALDDDALSLHIERRMQSMLGRVAVEPKRQIYPLSTSTPKRFARNRVALVGEAAHVFPPIGAQGLNLGIRDIVDLVDVSSKNRSDPGSDKAMITYDLRRRPDIVARTSAVNLLNRSLLSNMLPAQIARSATLELLGRFAPLRAFFMREGLHPGSGFSALGSALREQIQR, from the coding sequence ATGCCAACGACCGCCATCCCTGCTGAAGCCGAAGCAAAGATCCTCGTTGCAGGAACCGGCCCTGCCGGTCTGATCGCCGCGCTTTCCTTTGCCGGAGCAGGCTTTGCGGTCACGCTGGTCGGTCCCGAGCCGAATATCGAGGACGGGCGCACCACGGCGTTGATGAATCCCGCCCTCGAAACGCTGGATCGGATCGGCGTTCTGACAGCACTGTCAGATCAGTCCGCACCGCTGAAGATCATGCGCATCGTGGATGCGACGGAGCGGCTGATCCGCAGCACGCCCGCAACTTTCCATGCCGGCGACATCGGTGAAGAGCGCTTCGGTCTCAACATACCGAACAAGGTGCTGGTGGCGACGCTGGCGCAGGCCGTGGCGGCAAACACGTCGATCGACTGGAAAAAGACGCTGGTGGAAAGCTGGAACCCCGGTTCCGACGAGGCAGTGGCGCGGCTTGCGGATGGCAGCGAAGTTTCAGGAAAGCTGGTCGTCGCTGCCGATGGGCGGATGTCGCCGGCCCGCCAGGCTGCCGGCATTTCGGTATCATCGCATCCATTTCCGCAGGCGGCGCTGGTTCTGAATTTTGGCCACACGCTCGATCACAACTTCACCTCCACCGAATTCCACACCCAGACCGGGCCGTTCACGCAGGTGCCGCTTCCCGGTGGCCGCAGATCGAGCCTTGTCTGCGTCGTGCGTCCCGAAACCGCCAGCGAACTGGCGGCACTGGACGACGATGCCCTGTCACTTCACATTGAGCGGCGCATGCAATCCATGCTGGGGCGAGTGGCGGTGGAGCCAAAGCGCCAGATCTATCCGCTGTCGACCTCCACGCCGAAGCGCTTTGCCCGGAACCGGGTGGCGCTGGTGGGCGAAGCTGCACATGTATTTCCGCCCATCGGCGCACAGGGGCTGAACCTCGGCATCAGGGATATCGTCGATCTCGTTGATGTCTCATCAAAAAACCGATCCGATCCCGGATCGGACAAGGCAATGATCACTTACGATCTCCGGCGCAGGCCCGACATCGTGGCCCGCACCAGCGCGGTCAATCTCCTCAACCGGTCGCTGCTGTCGAATATGCTTCCTGCCCAGATCGCCCGCAGCGCCACGCTTGAGCTGCTCGGGCGCTTTGCGCCGCTGCGTGCTTTCTTCATGCGTGAAGGGCTGCATCCCGGTAGCGGTTTTTCCGCACTGGGCAGCGCGTTACGGGAACAGATCCAGCGGTAA
- a CDS encoding AEC family transporter, with the protein MSEIAGLVLPFFGLIFIGFAVARITRQPLEALGWLNTFIIYVTLPALFFQLLARTPFEELTEWSFIFGSVFSTFLIFMMMFAGSLLVAGNIAESTVKGLAAAYGNIGYMGPGLAVLAFGEKAAVPVALIFCFENVMHFTIAPMMMALGGGDRRSWPQLAAGIVSRIVLHPFIIATALGVLAAYFEWSPPLPLDRLLGYLANAAAPCALFAMGVTLALRPLRRIPVEIVPISLLKLVVHPLLCYVMLSLMGDFSEVWLFSAVLLAALPTATNVFVIAQQYGVWVERTSATILVTTCASIMTVTGLLYMIRAGILPLDLFP; encoded by the coding sequence ATGTCCGAAATTGCCGGCCTCGTTCTTCCGTTCTTCGGGCTGATCTTCATCGGGTTCGCTGTCGCACGCATCACGCGCCAGCCTCTCGAAGCGCTTGGCTGGCTGAACACCTTCATCATCTATGTCACGCTGCCGGCCCTGTTCTTCCAGCTTCTGGCCAGAACGCCGTTTGAAGAGCTGACGGAATGGAGCTTCATCTTTGGATCGGTGTTCTCCACCTTTCTGATTTTCATGATGATGTTTGCGGGCTCATTGCTGGTAGCCGGCAATATCGCGGAATCCACCGTGAAGGGGCTGGCGGCTGCTTACGGCAATATCGGCTATATGGGCCCCGGGCTGGCGGTGCTCGCCTTCGGGGAGAAGGCCGCGGTGCCCGTCGCTCTCATCTTCTGTTTCGAAAACGTCATGCATTTCACCATTGCCCCGATGATGATGGCGCTTGGCGGTGGCGACCGCAGGTCATGGCCGCAGCTTGCGGCAGGCATCGTCAGCCGCATTGTGCTGCACCCCTTCATCATCGCGACTGCACTCGGCGTTCTGGCGGCTTATTTCGAATGGAGCCCGCCACTGCCGCTCGACCGGTTGCTCGGCTATCTCGCGAACGCGGCCGCTCCCTGCGCCCTGTTCGCCATGGGCGTGACGCTTGCCCTGCGGCCGCTGCGGCGCATACCTGTCGAAATCGTGCCGATCAGCCTGCTCAAGCTCGTCGTGCATCCGCTGCTTTGCTACGTGATGCTGAGCCTGATGGGAGATTTTTCGGAGGTCTGGCTATTTTCCGCCGTTCTGCTGGCGGCTTTGCCCACAGCCACCAATGTCTTCGTCATCGCCCAGCAATATGGGGTGTGGGTCGAGCGGACGTCGGCAACGATACTGGTCACGACCTGCGCCTCGATCATGACCGTCACCGGCCTGCTTTACATGATCCGGGCCGGGATCTTACCGCTGGATCTGTTCCCGTAA